The following nucleotide sequence is from Streptomyces sp. NBC_00239.
CCCGCCGCCTTCCTGGTGATCATGGCCTCGACCGCCGTGCGGTAGTCGTCGTGGAGTTCGTTGATGTCCACCGTGCCGAGGGTGGCCATGAGGGCGTCGGCCAGGTCGAGTTCGGCGTCGCGGACGGTGACCTCGGCGTCCGGGGCGACGCCTTCCGGGGCGCGGATCTCGTCCGGCCACAGCAGGCCGTGCATGGCGATGACGTCGTCGACGACGCGCAGCATGCCGAGCCGTTCCCGTCCCCGCAGCGCGAACTTCGCGATGGCCACCTGCCGGCTGCGCTTGAGCGCCTCCCGCAGCAGCGTGTACGGCTTGGCCGCGGGCACTCCGTTCGCCGCCAGGTAGTACGCCGCGTCCATCTGGAGCGGGTCGATCTCGTCGGCGGGTACGAAGGCGACGATCTCGATGGTCTTCGCCGTCGGCAGCGGCAGCGCGGCCAGGTCCTCGTCGGTGATGGGGACGAGGACGCCGTCCGGTTCCTCGTAGGCCTTGCCGATGTCGGCGGTGGCGACCTCCTCTCCGTCGAGCTCGCACACCTTGCGGTAGCGGATCCGGCCGCCGTCGGCCGTGTGGATCTGGCGGAAGGAGATGGAGTGGCTCTCCGTGGCGTTCACCAGCTTGATCGGGATGCTGACCAGGCCGAAGGAGATCGCACCGTTCCAGATCGATCGCACGCCGGGGTCCTTTCGCGCCGGGCCCCGCGGAGCCTTTGCGGGTCCCGCGGAGCCTTGCCGGGCTTTGCCGGCCTTGCCGGGCCTTGCCGAGTCGTACCGGGTTCCGCCGAGCCCTGCCGGGCCTTGCTTGACCTTGCCTTGCCTTGCCTTGACGAGTCCTGCCTTCGTGCCCTTTGGCGCCCCCCGTGGCAGTCTCATCGTATGACGCCGATCACACTCGTGGAGGGGCGTCGCCTCGCGCTCAGCAATCTGGAGAAGGTCCTCTATCCGGAGACCGGCTTCACCAAGGGCGAGGTGCTGCACTACTACGCCACGGTCGCGG
It contains:
- the ku gene encoding non-homologous end joining protein Ku, which produces MRSIWNGAISFGLVSIPIKLVNATESHSISFRQIHTADGGRIRYRKVCELDGEEVATADIGKAYEEPDGVLVPITDEDLAALPLPTAKTIEIVAFVPADEIDPLQMDAAYYLAANGVPAAKPYTLLREALKRSRQVAIAKFALRGRERLGMLRVVDDVIAMHGLLWPDEIRAPEGVAPDAEVTVRDAELDLADALMATLGTVDINELHDDYRTAVEAMITRKAAGEVLVPAAETEPGGQVIDLMAALEKSVRAAREARGETGAADAAATDEADGSDGADGSEEASVTPLRPKARTATGKKAGAAPAKAAARGAPKAVGGKKSTAAAAAKPAARAVKSASKTSRTAKTSGTAASAKKTTAKTATARTAKTAAAKSAAAKKSTASGAKSTTAKKTTARKRAS